One Bradyrhizobium sp. CCGB12 genomic window carries:
- a CDS encoding suppressor of fused domain protein, whose amino-acid sequence MLSRLAKFMSGTGRPSGAADLYQQRLAIYERELDEPERTFADSAERRIDIHAFGRDFVPECQEGSDEGYVLLTNGMSEQRMQGTHVGAKPRAELMWYVREPTPEICDNLRWLANLPFIDTTWFGFGHRVALPRPPVAGTDFETFLFLTPIIGPDQRIAEALEIAGDPVEILTVNLISHQELALIKSEGLDPFLDLLDENDYPPIFDPARRSYV is encoded by the coding sequence CGTCTCGCAAAGTTCATGTCCGGCACGGGCCGGCCGTCAGGCGCGGCCGACCTCTACCAGCAACGGCTCGCCATCTATGAACGCGAGCTCGACGAACCCGAGCGCACATTCGCTGACAGCGCGGAGCGCCGCATCGACATCCATGCCTTTGGCCGCGATTTCGTGCCGGAGTGCCAGGAGGGCTCCGACGAAGGCTATGTCCTTTTGACCAACGGGATGAGCGAGCAACGGATGCAGGGGACACATGTGGGCGCGAAGCCGCGTGCCGAGCTGATGTGGTACGTCCGCGAGCCAACGCCGGAGATTTGCGACAATCTGCGCTGGCTCGCCAATCTGCCGTTCATCGACACCACCTGGTTCGGCTTCGGTCACCGGGTCGCGTTGCCGAGACCGCCGGTTGCCGGAACGGACTTCGAGACGTTCCTCTTCCTCACGCCGATCATCGGGCCCGACCAGCGGATCGCCGAGGCGCTGGAGATCGCGGGTGATCCGGTGGAAATCTTGACCGTGAACCTGATCTCGCATCAGGAGTTGGCGCTGATCAAGTCCGAGGGACTTGATCCGTTTCTCGATCTGCTCGACGAGAATGATTATCCGCCGATCTTCGATCCGGCGCGGCGGTCGTATGTCTGA
- a CDS encoding tartrate dehydrogenase — MSKKQYRIAVIPGDGIGKEVMPEGLRVLEAAAKKHGVALHFDHFDFSSWDYYEKHGQMMPDDWKEKIGKHDAIYFGAVGWPAKIPDHVSLWGSLIKFRREFDQYVNLRPVRLMPGVPSPLANRKPGDIDFWVVRENTEGEYSSVGGRMFPDTDREFVTQQTVMTRTGVDRILKFAFELAQSRPKKHLTSATKSNGISITMPYWDERVEAMAKKFPNVKWDKYHIDILTANFVLHPDWFDVVVGSNLFGDILSDLGPACTGTIGIAPSGNINPEGDFPSVFEPVHGSAPDIAGQGIANPIGAIWSGAMMFEHLGEKEAGKSIVEAIERTLAERTLRTKDLGGNADTTACGKAVAEMVD, encoded by the coding sequence ATGAGCAAGAAACAATACCGGATCGCAGTCATTCCCGGCGACGGCATTGGCAAGGAAGTGATGCCCGAAGGCCTGCGCGTTCTGGAGGCTGCGGCGAAGAAGCACGGGGTTGCCCTGCATTTCGACCATTTCGACTTCTCGTCCTGGGACTATTACGAGAAGCACGGCCAGATGATGCCTGACGACTGGAAGGAGAAGATCGGCAAGCACGATGCGATCTATTTCGGCGCGGTCGGCTGGCCGGCCAAGATTCCGGACCACGTCTCGCTGTGGGGCTCGTTGATCAAGTTCCGCCGAGAGTTCGATCAGTACGTCAACCTGCGCCCGGTGCGGTTGATGCCCGGCGTGCCGTCGCCGCTCGCAAACCGCAAGCCCGGCGACATCGATTTCTGGGTGGTGCGCGAGAACACGGAAGGTGAATATTCCTCCGTCGGCGGCCGCATGTTCCCGGACACCGACCGCGAGTTCGTGACGCAGCAGACGGTGATGACCCGCACCGGCGTCGATCGCATCCTGAAGTTCGCGTTCGAGCTCGCCCAGTCGCGGCCGAAGAAGCACCTGACCTCGGCGACGAAATCGAACGGCATCTCCATCACCATGCCCTATTGGGATGAGCGCGTGGAGGCGATGGCCAAGAAGTTTCCGAACGTGAAGTGGGACAAGTACCACATCGACATCTTGACGGCGAATTTCGTGCTGCATCCGGATTGGTTCGATGTCGTGGTCGGCTCCAATCTGTTCGGCGACATCCTCTCCGACCTCGGCCCGGCCTGCACCGGCACCATCGGCATCGCACCGTCAGGCAACATCAACCCCGAGGGCGATTTCCCGTCGGTGTTCGAGCCGGTGCACGGCTCGGCCCCCGATATCGCGGGGCAGGGCATCGCCAACCCGATCGGCGCGATCTGGTCGGGCGCAATGATGTTCGAACATCTCGGCGAGAAGGAAGCCGGCAAATCGATCGTGGAAGCGATCGAACGCACGCTGGCCGAACGCACCCTTCGCACCAAGGATCTCGGCGGCAACGCCGACACCACCGCTTGCGGCAAGGCCGTTGCGGAGATGGTGGATTGA
- a CDS encoding SDR family oxidoreductase has translation MDLHLRGKRVLITGASKGIGAAAAEAFAEEGCHLLLAARSGDQLKALADRLRSAHQIDAATSIVDLRKAEDVARLAREAADIDILVNNAGDIPGGSIDKIDEATWRHAWELKVFGYINLTRQIYAQMKAKGGGVIVNDIGAAGEKFDANYICGSAGNAALMAFTRALGGKSLADNIRVVGINPGPVGTDRHVTLLKTRAKHQFGDENRYKEFQKSLPLGRPAHAREIGDLMAFLASDRSGYTSGVIYTVDGGISAGWG, from the coding sequence ATGGATCTGCATCTGCGTGGCAAGCGCGTCCTGATCACGGGCGCCTCCAAAGGCATTGGCGCGGCCGCTGCCGAAGCGTTTGCCGAAGAAGGCTGCCATCTCCTGCTCGCCGCGCGCAGCGGCGACCAGCTCAAGGCGTTGGCGGATCGCCTGCGCTCGGCGCACCAGATCGACGCCGCAACCAGCATCGTGGACTTGCGCAAGGCCGAGGACGTGGCGCGGCTCGCCAGGGAAGCCGCCGACATCGACATCCTCGTCAACAATGCCGGCGACATTCCCGGCGGCTCGATCGACAAGATCGACGAGGCAACCTGGCGGCACGCCTGGGAGTTGAAAGTGTTCGGCTACATCAACCTCACGCGGCAGATCTACGCGCAGATGAAGGCGAAAGGCGGCGGCGTGATCGTCAACGACATCGGCGCGGCCGGCGAGAAATTCGACGCCAATTACATCTGCGGCAGCGCCGGGAATGCCGCGCTGATGGCCTTCACCCGCGCCCTCGGCGGCAAGAGCCTCGCCGACAACATCCGCGTCGTCGGCATCAATCCCGGCCCTGTCGGCACCGATCGCCACGTCACCCTGCTCAAGACCCGAGCAAAGCACCAGTTCGGCGACGAGAACCGCTACAAGGAATTTCAGAAGAGCCTGCCGCTCGGCCGCCCCGCGCATGCGCGCGAGATCGGCGACCTCATGGCGTTCCTGGCGTCGGATCGCTCGGGTTATACCTCGGGGGTGATCTACACGGTCGATGGCGGCATCAGTGCTGGGTGGGGTTAG